GCTGAACAAGAAAGGGTCAATCTTTGGTAGTAGAACCATTTTCTAGAGCAGCTTTTACTTTCCTGACAGTATGAACTGAAACTCCAAATTTTGATGCTGTTTGACTCGATGATATTTCTCAAACTCCTTCACCTGTTGCCATAACCGATCAAGAATCAAAATAATTCTAGTCTTAGAACCTTTGTCAAAGACAGTGCATTTACCGCCATCGCCGTGTTTCTTAAAGTCATCCCAAGTCAAACCAATTACCTCACTAACCCTTAGTCCACAGCCGTACACAAGAGATAATAAAAGGCGATCGCGCTACTCAACTCTCCCGTTATCGACTCATGAACGGCTAGGGCAAAGTCACCTTTACC
This DNA window, taken from Pleurocapsa sp. FMAR1, encodes the following:
- a CDS encoding tyrosine-type recombinase/integrase, with amino-acid sequence MYGCGLRVSEVIGLTWDDFKKHGDGGKCTVFDKGSKTRIILILDRLWQQVKEFEKYHRVKQHQNLEFQFILSGK